A stretch of Nonomuraea africana DNA encodes these proteins:
- a CDS encoding CatB-related O-acetyltransferase, with protein sequence MTVPDRIIPDPTVVHPLAEHPRVVLLKPLITDPRVQVGEFTYYDDPDDATAFQTRNVLYGYGPEKLIIGRYCAIASGTRFLMAGADHPTMGVSTFPFTMFGGAWTEATLDLVTGMASRGDTVVGNDVWFGYGATVMPGARIGDGAIVAAGALVTGDVPPYTIVGGNPAKPIRARFAPADVARLRRAAWWDWPVELVTEHVRTIMAGTPAEIAAIAEREGLARPAE encoded by the coding sequence ATGACCGTCCCCGACCGGATCATCCCCGACCCGACCGTGGTGCACCCGCTGGCCGAGCATCCGCGCGTGGTGCTGCTCAAACCGCTGATCACCGATCCGCGCGTCCAGGTGGGCGAGTTCACTTACTACGACGACCCAGACGACGCGACCGCCTTCCAAACCCGGAACGTCCTGTACGGCTACGGCCCCGAGAAGCTGATCATCGGTAGGTACTGCGCGATCGCCTCGGGCACCCGCTTCCTCATGGCGGGCGCCGACCATCCCACCATGGGCGTGTCCACGTTCCCGTTCACCATGTTCGGCGGCGCCTGGACCGAGGCCACGCTCGACCTGGTCACCGGCATGGCCAGCCGTGGTGACACGGTGGTGGGCAACGACGTGTGGTTCGGCTACGGGGCGACCGTCATGCCCGGCGCACGCATCGGCGACGGTGCGATCGTCGCCGCCGGAGCCCTGGTCACCGGCGACGTCCCGCCGTACACCATCGTGGGCGGCAACCCGGCCAAGCCCATCCGCGCGCGCTTCGCTCCGGCCGACGTCGCGCGGCTGCGGCGCGCCGCCTGGTGGGACTGGCCGGTGGAACTGGTCACCGAGCACGTGCGCACCATCATGGCCGGCACCCCCGCCGAGATCGCGGCCATCGCGGAACGCGAAGGGCTGGCGCGCCCGGCCGAATGA
- a CDS encoding sensor histidine kinase, with amino-acid sequence MWPPRNLPIRVRMSVTAMLVTGLLVGALYVALLVLVRQDAVTEARLHAAQSAQQVVLDAEAGRLVPPLITAGADEMVQILDRNGKVIGANAALLKEGPIPAELPDPMELRRDSTVCGYPRPDSPCLLVTAYRFFLAGNPHTVIAAEPEPGLLPRPMWAVLFGIVGVLTVVLRGVSMWWAVGRTLAPVEAIRAEMDRITTAADLHRRVPLPARQDEIQRLAMSVNATLDRLERAVEQQRRFVSDVSHELRSPITGLRTGLEAAALLPDEIDQAEVVESALTATERLENIVADLLVLARRDAGIPAETERVDLAALVRQEVARRPRRVPITVKAEPHVMVEASKVGIGRVLTNLLDNGARHARTAVQVRVFTDGVDAVVEVEDDGEGIPAESRERVFERFVRLDEGRRRDPGGSGLGLAISREIVRDHGGSLTIADGHGGACFVLRLPRLEDTPEPTG; translated from the coding sequence ATGTGGCCGCCACGGAACCTGCCCATCAGGGTCAGGATGTCGGTCACCGCGATGCTGGTGACCGGCCTGCTGGTCGGTGCGCTGTACGTGGCCCTGCTCGTGCTGGTCAGGCAGGACGCGGTGACAGAGGCCCGGCTGCACGCCGCCCAGAGCGCGCAGCAGGTCGTCCTCGACGCCGAGGCCGGCAGGCTGGTCCCCCCGCTCATCACCGCCGGAGCGGACGAGATGGTGCAGATCCTCGATCGGAACGGAAAGGTCATCGGCGCCAACGCCGCCCTCCTGAAGGAGGGACCCATCCCGGCGGAGCTGCCCGACCCGATGGAGCTGCGCCGCGACAGCACGGTGTGCGGCTACCCGCGACCTGACAGCCCCTGCCTGCTGGTCACCGCCTACCGGTTCTTCCTCGCGGGGAACCCGCACACGGTGATCGCCGCGGAGCCGGAACCCGGCCTGCTGCCGCGGCCGATGTGGGCGGTGCTGTTCGGGATCGTCGGAGTCCTGACCGTCGTGCTGCGTGGTGTCTCCATGTGGTGGGCGGTGGGCCGCACGCTGGCGCCGGTGGAGGCGATCAGGGCCGAGATGGACCGGATCACCACCGCCGCCGACCTGCACCGCCGGGTGCCCCTTCCGGCCAGGCAGGACGAGATCCAGCGGCTGGCCATGAGCGTCAACGCGACGCTGGACCGGCTGGAGCGCGCCGTCGAGCAGCAGCGCAGGTTCGTCTCCGACGTCTCCCACGAGCTGCGCAGCCCCATCACGGGCCTGCGGACCGGGCTGGAGGCGGCCGCGCTGCTGCCCGACGAGATCGATCAGGCCGAGGTCGTGGAGTCGGCGCTGACGGCCACCGAACGGCTGGAGAACATCGTCGCCGACCTGCTGGTCCTGGCGCGGCGCGACGCCGGCATCCCCGCCGAGACCGAGCGGGTCGACCTGGCGGCGCTCGTCAGGCAGGAGGTGGCCCGCCGCCCGCGACGGGTGCCGATCACCGTCAAGGCCGAACCGCACGTGATGGTGGAGGCCAGCAAGGTCGGGATCGGCAGGGTGCTCACCAACCTGCTCGACAACGGCGCGCGCCATGCCCGCACCGCCGTCCAGGTGAGGGTGTTCACGGACGGCGTGGACGCCGTCGTAGAGGTCGAGGACGACGGCGAGGGCATCCCGGCGGAGAGCAGGGAGCGGGTCTTCGAGCGGTTCGTACGGCTCGACGAGGGGCGCCGGCGCGATCCCGGCGGAAGCGGGCTCGGACTGGCCATCTCCAGGGAGATCGTGCGCGACCACGGCGGTTCGCTGACCATCGCCGACGGTCACGGCGGCGCGTGCTTCGTGCTCAGACTGCCCCGCCTCGAGGACACGCCCGAACCCACGGGATGA
- a CDS encoding glycoside hydrolase family 2 TIM barrel-domain containing protein, whose amino-acid sequence MYFADFAPGAGRLEPRAALHSDAPSLDLGGEWRFRLSPVADVPDDFAAPSFDDASWDVLPVPAHWPLHGHGAPAYTNVVYPFPVDPPYVPDENPTGDYRRVFDLPEGWSGGRLRFEGVDSTFKVWLNGHELGFSTGSRLPAEFDAGPYLVRGRNVLAVRVHQWSAASYLEDQDMWWLPGIFREVTLTRSSADVFVRAAADGTLSFEGEGLLSVPELGVADLAPGVEVRVAAEPWSADSPRLYDATFTTAEETVRLRVGFRTITIEDGVLKANGVPLVFKGVNRHEFHPDHGRAVPYETMVEDVLLMKRHNVNAVRTSHYPPHPAFLDLCDEYGLWVVDECDLETHGFGHTGWRGNPTDDPRWSQALLDRMRRMVERDKNHPSVVMWSLGNEAGVGANLKVMADWTRRRDPSRPIHYEGDVSCANVDVYSRMYASHAEVAAIGRGEEEPLDDPELDAPRRAMPFVQCEYAHAMGNGPGGLAEYQELFDTHPRLAGGFVWEWIDHGLTHQEYGYAYGGDFGEPLHDSNFVVDGLVFPDRTPSPGLLDLKKVFEPVRFAFSEGTVTVTRAVPYPLAFPWALTADGTLVAEGVLEVPEGESAEVKLPALPEVAEPGGLWLTVQAVLGADLPWAAAGHEVAWGQTRVATAGRTATRVSGADGGGTLPAAGAAFDSRTGRLTGLFGLDVEGPRLELWRAPVDNERFGGLEWNWRQLGLHRLTHRVDAVIREDGVLTVRSRVAPAATDLGMNVTYRWSAEGEGLRLDVHVVPEGEWTLPLPRLGLAMTLPASVEEVVWFGRGPGEAYPDTGLAARVGGFGATVEELQTPYVYPQENGQRADVRWARLTGADGRGLRIEGDPAFGLTVRRWSTEDLAAASHLTDLRPGERVHVHLDHAQHGVGTAACGPGVLPLYELHAREARFAFRFSAV is encoded by the coding sequence GTGTACTTTGCTGACTTCGCTCCGGGTGCCGGGCGCCTCGAACCCCGCGCCGCGCTCCACTCCGACGCCCCCTCCCTCGACCTTGGCGGCGAATGGCGGTTCCGCCTCTCACCGGTCGCCGACGTGCCGGACGACTTCGCCGCCCCGTCCTTCGACGACGCGAGCTGGGACGTGCTGCCGGTGCCGGCGCACTGGCCGCTCCACGGCCACGGCGCGCCTGCCTACACCAACGTCGTCTACCCCTTCCCGGTGGACCCGCCGTACGTTCCTGACGAGAACCCGACAGGCGACTACCGTCGCGTCTTCGACCTGCCCGAGGGCTGGAGCGGGGGGCGGCTGCGCTTCGAAGGGGTGGACTCCACGTTCAAGGTCTGGCTGAACGGCCACGAGCTGGGCTTCTCCACGGGCAGCAGGCTCCCTGCCGAGTTCGACGCGGGGCCGTACCTGGTGCGGGGCAGGAACGTGCTCGCCGTACGGGTGCACCAGTGGTCGGCGGCCAGCTATCTCGAAGACCAGGACATGTGGTGGCTGCCGGGCATCTTCCGCGAGGTCACGCTCACCCGCTCCAGCGCCGACGTGTTCGTGCGGGCCGCCGCCGACGGCACGCTGAGCTTCGAGGGCGAGGGCCTGCTGTCCGTCCCCGAGCTGGGCGTCGCCGACCTGGCGCCGGGCGTCGAGGTGCGGGTGGCCGCCGAGCCGTGGTCGGCCGATTCGCCACGCCTGTACGACGCCACCTTCACCACCGCGGAGGAGACCGTACGGCTGCGCGTGGGCTTCCGCACGATCACCATCGAGGACGGCGTGCTCAAGGCCAACGGTGTGCCGCTGGTCTTCAAGGGCGTCAACAGGCACGAGTTCCACCCCGACCACGGGCGCGCCGTGCCGTACGAGACGATGGTCGAGGACGTGCTGCTGATGAAGCGGCACAACGTGAACGCCGTGCGCACCAGTCACTACCCGCCGCACCCCGCCTTCCTCGACCTGTGCGACGAGTACGGCCTGTGGGTGGTCGACGAGTGCGACCTGGAGACGCACGGGTTCGGCCACACGGGCTGGCGCGGCAACCCCACCGACGACCCGCGCTGGTCGCAGGCGCTGCTGGACCGGATGCGGCGCATGGTCGAACGCGACAAGAACCACCCGAGCGTGGTCATGTGGTCGCTCGGCAACGAGGCGGGCGTCGGCGCCAACCTGAAGGTCATGGCCGACTGGACGCGCCGGCGGGACCCGTCGCGGCCGATCCACTACGAGGGCGATGTGTCGTGCGCGAACGTGGACGTCTACAGCAGGATGTACGCCTCTCACGCCGAGGTGGCGGCGATCGGGCGGGGGGAGGAGGAGCCGCTCGACGACCCCGAGCTCGACGCGCCGCGCAGGGCGATGCCGTTCGTGCAGTGCGAGTACGCGCACGCGATGGGCAACGGGCCGGGCGGCCTGGCCGAGTACCAGGAGCTGTTCGACACCCACCCGCGCCTGGCCGGCGGGTTCGTCTGGGAGTGGATCGACCACGGGCTGACCCATCAGGAGTACGGCTACGCCTACGGCGGCGACTTCGGTGAGCCGCTGCACGACTCGAACTTCGTGGTGGACGGGCTGGTCTTCCCCGACAGGACGCCCTCGCCCGGTCTGCTGGACCTGAAGAAGGTCTTCGAGCCCGTCAGGTTCGCCTTCTCCGAAGGGACGGTGACGGTGACCAGGGCGGTGCCGTACCCGCTGGCGTTCCCCTGGGCGCTGACGGCGGACGGCACGCTGGTGGCGGAGGGCGTCCTGGAAGTGCCGGAGGGCGAGAGCGCCGAGGTGAAGCTGCCCGCGCTGCCCGAGGTGGCCGAGCCGGGCGGGCTGTGGCTGACCGTCCAGGCGGTCCTCGGCGCCGACCTGCCATGGGCGGCGGCGGGGCACGAGGTGGCCTGGGGCCAGACGAGAGTCGCCACGGCGGGCCGGACTGCAACCCGCGTGTCAGGGGCGGACGGCGGCGGCACGCTCCCGGCAGCGGGCGCCGCCTTCGACTCCAGGACCGGCAGGCTGACCGGCCTGTTCGGGCTCGACGTCGAGGGCCCGAGGCTCGAGCTGTGGCGGGCGCCCGTCGACAACGAGCGCTTCGGCGGCCTCGAATGGAACTGGCGCCAGCTCGGCCTGCACCGCCTCACGCACCGGGTCGACGCCGTCATCCGCGAGGACGGCGTGCTGACCGTCAGGTCGCGGGTCGCGCCCGCCGCCACCGACCTCGGCATGAACGTCACCTACCGGTGGAGCGCCGAAGGGGAGGGGCTCCGCCTCGACGTGCACGTGGTGCCCGAGGGCGAGTGGACGCTGCCGCTGCCCAGGCTCGGCCTCGCCATGACACTGCCGGCGAGCGTCGAGGAGGTCGTCTGGTTCGGGCGCGGGCCCGGCGAGGCCTACCCCGACACCGGGCTGGCGGCCAGGGTGGGCGGATTCGGCGCCACGGTCGAGGAACTGCAGACGCCGTACGTGTATCCACAGGAGAACGGGCAGCGCGCGGACGTCAGGTGGGCGCGGCTCACCGGAGCCGACGGTCGCGGCCTGCGGATCGAGGGCGATCCCGCCTTCGGACTGACCGTGCGCAGGTGGAGCACCGAGGACCTGGCCGCGGCGAGCCACCTGACCGACCTGCGGCCGGGGGAGAGGGTGCACGTCCACCTCGACCACGCCCAGCACGGCGTCGGCACCGCGGCCTGCGGTCCGGGCGTGCTGCCGCTCTACGAGCTGCACGCGCGGGAGGCGCGCTTCGCCTTCCGCTTCAGCGCGGTGTAG
- a CDS encoding transcriptional regulator: protein MKVSDRAEDGFDATIHAPNRLRICALLEPAEQVEFGQVRERLGVSDSVLSKHVSVLMEVGYVEQTKAVRDTRQRVWLSLTKAGRAAYHAHVAALRAIVGELDTE from the coding sequence ATGAAGGTGAGCGACAGGGCCGAGGACGGTTTCGACGCCACGATCCACGCGCCGAACCGGCTGCGGATCTGCGCGCTACTCGAACCGGCCGAGCAGGTCGAGTTCGGCCAGGTGCGCGAGCGCCTCGGAGTCAGTGACTCGGTCCTGAGCAAGCACGTCAGCGTGCTGATGGAGGTCGGATACGTCGAGCAGACCAAGGCCGTGCGCGACACCAGGCAGCGGGTCTGGCTCTCCCTCACCAAGGCGGGCAGGGCGGCATACCACGCGCATGTGGCCGCCCTGCGCGCCATCGTCGGCGAGCTGGACACGGAATAA
- the tuf gene encoding elongation factor Tu produces MAKQAYVRNKPHLNIGTMGHVDHGKTTLTAAITKVLAERGGATYTPFERIDRTPEEAQRGITINISHVEYETATRHYAHVDMPGHADYVKNMITGAAQLDGAILVVSAQDGIMPQTREHVLLAKRVGVEHLVVALNKADGADPELADLVELELGELLAEHGYHDVPMVRVSGLRALEGDPAWTASIEALLQAVDDHISVPVRYVDAPFLMPVENVLTVTGRGTVVTGAIERGSVKIGDTVEVVGLGEGFTAVVTGVETFGRTMDRGEAGDNAAVLLRGVRREQVRRGQVLAAPGSQSAHRRLSARIYLLTAAEGGRRKPIAGGYRPQFYLRTTDVPGQILMDEPAGPGDTVEVVVELGRAVALEPGLGFAIREGGLTVGAGTVLAVLD; encoded by the coding sequence ATGGCCAAGCAGGCCTACGTGCGGAACAAGCCGCACCTCAACATCGGCACGATGGGTCACGTCGACCACGGCAAGACCACGCTGACCGCCGCGATCACCAAGGTGCTCGCCGAGCGGGGCGGCGCCACGTACACGCCGTTCGAGCGGATCGACCGCACGCCCGAGGAGGCGCAGCGGGGCATCACGATCAACATCTCGCACGTCGAGTACGAGACGGCCACGCGGCACTACGCGCACGTCGACATGCCGGGCCACGCCGACTACGTGAAGAACATGATCACGGGGGCGGCGCAGCTCGACGGGGCGATCCTGGTGGTCTCCGCGCAGGACGGCATCATGCCGCAGACCCGCGAGCACGTGCTGCTCGCCAAGCGGGTCGGGGTGGAGCACCTGGTCGTCGCGCTGAACAAGGCCGACGGCGCCGACCCCGAGCTGGCCGACCTGGTCGAGCTGGAGCTCGGCGAGCTGCTCGCCGAGCACGGCTACCACGACGTGCCCATGGTCAGGGTGTCCGGGCTGCGGGCGCTGGAGGGCGACCCCGCGTGGACGGCGTCCATCGAGGCGCTGCTCCAGGCGGTGGACGACCACATCTCGGTCCCTGTCCGGTACGTCGACGCGCCGTTCCTCATGCCGGTGGAGAACGTGCTCACCGTCACCGGGCGCGGCACCGTCGTCACCGGGGCGATCGAGCGCGGCTCTGTCAAGATCGGCGACACGGTCGAGGTCGTCGGCCTCGGCGAAGGCTTCACCGCGGTGGTGACCGGGGTCGAGACCTTCGGCCGGACCATGGACCGGGGCGAGGCCGGCGACAACGCCGCGGTGCTGCTGCGCGGCGTACGGCGGGAGCAGGTACGCCGGGGCCAGGTGCTGGCCGCGCCCGGCTCGCAGAGCGCCCACCGGCGTCTCTCCGCGAGGATCTACCTCCTCACGGCGGCCGAGGGCGGGCGGCGCAAGCCCATCGCCGGCGGCTACCGGCCGCAGTTCTACCTCCGCACCACCGACGTGCCCGGCCAGATCCTCATGGACGAGCCGGCCGGGCCGGGCGACACGGTCGAGGTGGTCGTGGAGCTGGGCAGGGCGGTGGCCCTGGAGCCGGGTCTCGGCTTCGCGATCCGCGAGGGCGGGCTGACGGTCGGCGCGGGCACGGTGCTGGCCGTCCTGGACTAG
- a CDS encoding SDR family oxidoreductase yields MKIKNSVALVTGGNRGLGLAFARELQARDAKKVYAGARSPDGLDLPDLVPVRLDVTDPASIDAVVEQCGDVTLLINNAGIANVNEGALDPDFVDLSREMFETNFYGLIRMSQAFAPVISRNGGGAIVNVLSDAAWFARPMVAAYSATKSAAWSFTNALRIEVRDKGVQVLGLHVGFMDTDMTRGLDIEKIDPRQVAAIALEELESGTEEVLADEQSRLVKGTLSTGRGYYLNPPDLA; encoded by the coding sequence ATGAAGATCAAAAATTCGGTCGCCCTGGTCACCGGCGGCAATCGGGGCCTGGGACTGGCCTTCGCCAGAGAGCTCCAGGCCCGTGACGCGAAGAAGGTGTACGCCGGCGCACGCAGTCCGGACGGCCTCGACCTCCCGGACCTCGTGCCGGTGCGGCTGGACGTCACCGATCCGGCCTCGATCGACGCCGTAGTGGAGCAGTGCGGTGACGTGACGCTCCTGATCAACAACGCCGGTATCGCCAACGTGAACGAGGGCGCGCTCGACCCTGACTTCGTCGATCTCTCCCGCGAGATGTTCGAGACGAACTTCTACGGACTGATCCGCATGAGCCAGGCGTTCGCCCCCGTGATCTCGCGCAACGGGGGAGGTGCGATCGTCAACGTGCTGTCGGACGCCGCCTGGTTCGCCCGGCCCATGGTGGCCGCCTATTCGGCGACGAAGTCCGCCGCCTGGAGTTTCACCAACGCGCTGCGCATCGAGGTGCGCGACAAGGGAGTCCAGGTGCTCGGCCTGCATGTCGGATTCATGGACACCGACATGACCCGTGGTCTAGACATCGAGAAGATCGACCCTCGCCAGGTCGCCGCGATCGCGCTCGAGGAGCTGGAGAGCGGCACGGAAGAGGTGCTCGCCGATGAGCAGTCGCGCCTGGTCAAGGGAACCCTTTCCACGGGACGGGGCTACTACCTGAACCCGCCGGACCTCGCCTGA